Below is a genomic region from Lineus longissimus chromosome 4, tnLinLong1.2, whole genome shotgun sequence.
TAATAGCCTTATAGCGCGGCACAGCCATCGCGAGCAATTCAGAAAGCTCTGATGAACTGCCTTGAGAGAACACGCTATTGATCTTGGAGAAATGCTCTTAGCAGGACTGATACCAGATTGTGTACAAACATTAGTGTCAATGAGTCTCCGCTCATCCTATCGGAACACGTTATTAGATTGGCTTTTCATTATCTTCAACGAGATATGAAGTATCGCTCTGACTACACGTATTCTGAAGgggtttttctttttttcatagcTTTTCTCTGTCACTGTCAGTCAAATGCCAGAGTAGGGCTATATGAAACTGAGTGCTCAGAAATCAGAGAAAGCGAGCTGTATCTCGGTAGAAATCTGCTGCAACTGTAACTCTCGAATTTGAGTGTCTTCTGTCGTTCACCATGCAGCACTCCAAGCGCGATTTATCCTTAAAGTAGTAGAATGTTGAAGTAGTTCAAGGAGGGATGAGAGCACTAAGCTTATCACAGCAATATGATCAGAGAGCCTGTCTCCTTCAAACATCGGACAGTTAATGGGAGAAGCCTTAAACGAGAAGCATTGCTTGTCAAGACGCCCCCAGAATTTATTGTGGGCTgtgaaaagaatttcttaagttCTTCGCGAAGGCTCAGACACGATTTCTCTTATGTTTCAGTTCTGTCTGTGATAGAAGAGAATGGTGGCATGGAGCTGCTAGGTCAAGAACTAAACCATGACAATGGGTGGGTACTCTCCGAGGTGGTGACGCGGATACTAGCCATGGGCACCGCTACTGTAGTACATACGGAAGTCATGAATATCCCGGGGGATGGAATCGACACCATGGAGATCATAGTAGGTACATTAAGCAAACGTTTATGTTACTTGTTTTTTCCACTTCCATTTTTTTCATATTGCAAGCTTAAGTTACCTGACCAAACCTTCATTTTCCTCTTGCTGGTGTTGGACATTGTCAATTTTAGTTGCATAACAAAAAGCGAGACAGACGACGAAATGATTATCAGGTTTGAAATAATAGTATACTCAGTAAACATATCTCGTATATTAAGATGGCAGTCAGATTTGTTGGGAAATCGATAGGTAGTATCAAGGCTTATCAAAAATCAATCAGGGTGGTCGTGGAGAGGTCCTCCACCATCTGATACTAGTTAATGGTAAATCACCCATTAAATGTTTCCGAGGCGTAACTAAGCCGCCAGCTGCGAATGAGGCGGGGACAGTACTCGCTCGccctggagaatcagcaccTCATCTAGGGGACccacttttgttttatttgttgCAATTGGGTGCGGTGGGTCAGCACTGTTTCTGATCACCACGGATAGTCAACTGTGGGATACTTGGTTGGTATGGTAAGGTATTAACCGATATAAATGGTTGACATGGAAGTTGGCAGTCTAAAGATTCCATCTGGTAATGGGTCATTCCAACGTGTAATACAAGCAACGATTGGAAAACATGTACACAATCGctgcaaaaaaaggaaaaaggatGTTCCCCTCCTATCTAGTTTGATACCACCAAATGACACGCGAACTTGATGGTTTCTTTGTTGTTTCATTCATCCTTCCAGGTAGGTCCACCCGTTGATGGATTTTTACCTAAAATAGCTGGAGCACTAAGAAGAAACCAAACAAAGTCAGAGGACAACCCAGTAGGTAtatcatatcaatatttttgatcATATCAATTGCACTGAGGCTTTTACCTACTTAGAACATGAATACTGTTATAATGCTCGTTGTAATCTTACTGAAATTTGCAGGGATTTGAAGAGATTTCAAAAGCtgttgtgcatgtacatgtatttaaaacaTAGTTTCTATCAGGGGTACAAAGCGCTGGATACGATGATTCGAACCCTATACTCCCAGCTGATAGTGGCGAAAGGGAACGAGACGGGCGATGCACCCACCGTGTCCGAGGAGAGGATTGAAGCGGTGGTGGACCTAGCCATGGAACTCGGGACACTTTATCTCAAAAAGGTAATTATCTGTTCGAATTATAGTCCCATACCTACCGTCCTCAGATACATATATTTACTAAACCTAAAAGCCACAATGCTACATTTACGTCACGTATAGCCCAATGCCAGGAACATATTGAAAATATGTCGTCGAGGCAAGACTTCTTTTCAAAGTTTGACATCCGTATCCGGACCCCAGGCTTATTCACCCTGCCTGTCTGTCGTAGAAAGCGACCCCTTAGGCCCAGAAGTGAAGGGAGCGAGATATCATCTCACGTCAAAATCTCCTGAAACCTGACATCCTTCCTTTTCTAGGTTAATATGTCACTAATGGTGGCAATGGCAACGGGGACAGTTGACCTGCCAAAACTTACCCTCAAGGAACTAGGAAAGGACGTCTTACCTCAGGTTAGTAGCGTATTAATTGGTTGAGAGTTGCACTAATAATTTCTGATTGGGTAGAAGCAGTGGACATCAAAGGTGGGGTTACATGACATGCTTCTGGCAAAGAGGTAGTCACAGCGGTAAACGATTTTGACGGATTTATATCGCCCCAAGTGTGTTTTTTCGGGTGGGGTTATTGGGTGTATAGAGTGGTGCTTCACGCGCATACATCGGTACATTAGCAAGTGAAGCAACTTGGCCTCAAGGTGGAATTGTTcttcagaagaagaaaacagcAATTTTGTTCATAAATGCAGTGAGGAAGTATTGGGggtttaggcctacattgtatcgTCCCCATGAAATTTGTTTCGTGGGGGAAACGATCAAAAATCCTTCGACCCTGTGCTCGGTCCTTGATAAGTTGTTGTTCCGTCAAGGCAGCTGATAGCTAATCAGTCTTCTGTCGAGTTAATTGAATGATCCGATAGATTGGTTCTCCTGTTCATTGATGCTGAACATTAGGCAAACGACCTGTTGGATATTGGATAAAATCAGGCAAGAGTTGCGGCACAGGTTGCAAGAATGGGCGATGGCTGGGGTGAtcttttgcatcttatcaagatttaaatTGATGATCTGATGTCCTTAGAAGTCCCGGAGCCAATAGGGCATCCCAGAAGGACAAGAAACCTTGATACGTGACTTTTACGCACTCTAGCAATAGACCAAGTCGCGTGATAGCACTACAATACATTACGAAGAAAAATACATAGAATGCACAGATAAAGTCATGCTATAATACTATAATATAAGTTTTAGTTCGCAAAGCAACTGTTTCTTGAGAAAAATTCTCTTTAAAAAGGTTACTGATGAACTGACATAGAAAACGTCTTAAAATTTGGTGCCCCAAGAAAGTTGAACAGTGAAAGGAAAGGCATCCAGCCGTAATTGCTTCGTGTAGCTCGTCTCATCCTCAGAGCATCCCCCGCGGCACGAGACCACAGATTAGCATCATATCCCTGGGATATCCAGGGTCACCAAACACTTTATTGATCTGATGAGGGGATACACGATCAGGTGCTGCTGGCATCCAAGCTTATTAGAGCTGTTCGAGGTGCCCGTCTTACGCGCCTGCAGCTGACAGGTTGGCTTATTGCCTGGGATTGCTTTGAGTTGGAGGAACATACTTCTCTGTGGTTTGCCGAAAGACGTACTCTTTGAGTTCCGTGGTATACCAGTTGCTTAGACCTAAATGCCCGCACTACAGCGTATTCATCAGAGAccgtgcaatgtacatgtagtgtacacaTTTTGAGGCTGTGCAGCGTGGCGTACTCATCAGAGGTTCTCCCAGCGTCCAAAACCTTTACCCGGACCCTAATGCATGTTGGCAACAATGTTACCTACTGATAAACTGCTGCCATGAAGCTCCTCATACTAATTTTTATTTCCAGATAGATTGGCTGCATCTTTTTACTGAATTGTTAAGAAGACCAGCCAAGAATGCGATGACAGTTTTCGTGGTTGGAATGGAATACCTCAAGGAACTTGGCAACATAATGAAAAATACCACGAAAGGGTAAGACCATGCCCGAAATGTTGATGTGTTGATCTGTTGAGCGGGTACATATCTATTGTCTTTTCTCAAGTGCCGATGAGTACAACTGTTGAATGTCCTACCCACGGATTCTGAAAGGCATTTAATAGTCTGCTCGGGAATTGGTAACAATGTTACATTATGTATGCTCCCTGGCGTATTCTGTTATTTTTTCGTCAATGTATCTTGCATTGTTCCAGCGTTATCAACGATTTCCTTTGGCTTTCCTTCACCTACAACAATGGAGATGGTTTGTCACAGGAAGCGTTTGTACTTATAAGGCCGGTAAGTTGGATATGTCCAAGGAAGCGTTTGCATTTATAGGACCGGAAACTCGATCCTAACCGTGATTATGTCTCCCTTGGCGTAACGTATATCTACAAGGCTGTCGTACGGTTGgtgacagcagcagcagcagcagttcAGACAATGTTTGAATATCGACCCCCCATTGCTAGACGATAACGAAATCAATTCAGAAATTTACGATGCCATCAGTTTCACTTGAAGGCGATAAACGCATAAACACGGCTGCACTGGATCTAATATCTCAACTTCCTCAACATCCGaccaaaaaatcaatgtgcttTTATGTTTCCAATGGGATTAACTTTGGTCGTGGGAAAGTCAAGAAAATAGACAGTTCGTGCAAATTCCAGTTATCACGTTCGACCTCCACAGTTTGGTGTAAAAGCACTTTTTAACATGGATGCTGAGTGAATTTAGTTGCTCACTCCTAATTGACCGAGGAAAAAGCCATTAAGATCAAAGATGTCGGTATCATGAAGTTATTTTGTACGCGCATATTTTGCGCTAACACGCTTTCGGGGAAATCTTGGAATATGAGTTGGTACAGCAATAGACTTATCAGCAGTAATCAAATTATCCAcaaaatctacatgtagtaaGTGATGATAACGCAATAAGCTCGGTATCGAGATTTAAGTGAATTCGCCGCCGGGTCAAATGTTGACAAGCACATATTAATATGATTTCAACGTGCGCACTATACATGTAAAGCAGAATTTCTCGAAGTTATTAATTTATTTTATGCTTTTACCATAAAGGGCTGAGATTTTCGGGTGACTGACTTAAAAAAAGCTTATATCTGATTACATGTTGCTCTTTTGCACGATACGCTTCAAATCGGCATCTTGACCATTCACGAAATGATCTGCTCATTTCTACATGGAAGTTAGCAAATCAGAATAATGTGGGAATTACCCTCTGAAACTTCAAGATACGAATCAGCTTGTTTCTAACATCTCCTTCAGGACAGTGTGCACAAACTGGACGAGGACATCCCGCTGGACTGTTTATCTAAGACATTCGGCCTATTCACGGAACTTATGGAGGCAGTCTACATCAGAAAGTATATGAATGATGGCATTACCACGAAACTAAGGGTAAGCTAGTTCCCTtaagtatatacatatatacagaAAGCCATCAAATGTCACACTGACTGATAGAAACCTTCACCAGTAAACCATGTTTTACATAGCCGCTGGATTTCCTAAGGCTCGGTCTTATGTTTGCGAGCAACTTGAGCTTGTAGATTGAACCGCCATGCACGTTGGGTGTTTGTGAGAGACGCGGTCAATTGATATATCTTTTACTGTTAACCTCTGGACAGCTTTCTATTACATACATTTTGCAATCAATAGTTCACTGATCTCCCAACATTGATGTTTTAAGCTTCCGGTTTCAGATAAACATCATGATTGAGAAGGTCCGTGATGCCTTTATTCAAAACCTGAGAGACCTCGAATGGCTGGATGAAAGAACGCGGAAGCTGTCGATAGAGAAGGCACAATCGATGGCAAAAGCCATGATAGTCTACCCCGACAGGCTGCTCGACGTCGAACACTTAAACGACCTCATTGATAAGGTGAGAAATCGCATTTTCCCAAGTCCCGTGCCAAACCATTCCATTCGCAGGAGCAACAATGTTAaacatcatctacatgtattagcgATCCACGTCCAACTAGTATTGGTGAATCACCTTTTGCTCTTCTGCATTTTTTTTGTGGGCGTTTGTTGTGTTCTACTCTGCGACTGGGCGCTAACTGGGGTTATAGTGACTCTGTCTGGTCATGGAAAGGCCGTTCatcagggcccatattcataaaagttcttaactAAAGTGCTATAAAACCCTAAGTGGTCAACTTCCCAAAGTTCCCCACCTAAAATGGGATTCATAAAACTACTCAGCGCCCCACTTAGCCAGGTTGACCGCttaagtttgagtgtaacacttaTCTTTCTTCAAACGACGCATCAGGTACCCGTGTCacatttcttgttgatttctgcctatAAATTATATCATTATTCATTGATCGTGGGTGTTCAATAGTGCAAATTACCAATCAtttttctgtacacaattgtaTCGTCGTTGCCCGGGGATGTTAGGGTTAAAAAATGGCGTCATAAGCTAAGGCCGCAATGGATATCCCTAAGGATGACCTCATCCCCTTCCCAACGTCTCATATTATCTCCACTCATGAAGCGAAGGTCCTAGAATCCAAGTACTGTAGgcattcgatcgaccacactgataacaccgtgaaatcgaagaatatgataataaaagcagataattgaggagtgtcatcttgtttcagaaatttggttcagtTAGGTTGTTACCTTCGTAATTACTCGACTCGTGGTTGGTTTGGAAATGTTGACAGTATCACCAgctgttggaatgatccgcaagGGTAAAAATTTTAAACCGGAGAGACGCAAGCAGTTTTAACTCAGgaggcagcgcgtaattcctcctagtttccgattcgtggtcatccctcacaagaataatgtttgccgatcaaaccgatatcgctgatataattataagtcgttttagaagtcttgtggatggaggcgatcacgaaaaaccctttccctgcgaattgcacgcctgtgtgcaatttcatgttgccaagccaacatcaacaaactcatctccgatgagcgcgccgtgctaaaaatgaactgaaagaaccagtccacttagAGTTAAGACAGCCCCGGAGGTGTCTCAATCTAAGATTCGATTTGAGTGGGCAGCCTGACTTAagcatatttatgaatatgacttattttaagtaagtaccccacctaaacttaagatgcattttaggtgccccactttgacttaagtagctttatgaatacggCCCCTGTTGTAtatttctttcaggttgacCTCGACGAAAACAATTACTTCAGTACGGTCATTAGTGCCAAAAGGAACACTAAGAGAATCAAGTTATCAAGAGCCTTTGAAAAGGACTATAAAGAACGGTATGGATAATAATGAGATTCGTATTTCAGGacttattcaaaatcaaaaatacatCATCTTTTTGTGTCACCGAGTACATGAATTGAGGCCCCCATCCTCCTTTCTTCTGTTCAAATAGGCAAATAGATTTTTGTAAGCACGTTGTACTTCAAAGTTAATGACATTACAATCCTCCCCTGTTTTCGCAGGTTTATGAAGCCGATATTTGTCTTCAATGCTGCCTATGTTGCGTTATATAATGAATTCGGTAAGTGGTTGGATACATATGTtggttggtacatgtatttacggAGGTTGTTAAGTTCTTCACGTCGAGTTGCTCTTGCACAACATGGAGACAAAGCCACTACAAAACTGGTATTGGTCAGAAAGCCTCCATAGCTCAGGGGTTAGAGCACTGGTCTTGTAAACCAGgggtcgtgagttcaaatctCACTGGGGGCTGCGAGCTTTTTGCTCGGGATTCTGATAAAAAATTGAAACTGCAGGCCACAATATTGATTAAACATCAGCATATTATTTCGCCTCAGGTCAGTTATGGATACATGTTCTCTTCATTTTAAGGTATTCTTGCCGCCATTTTGGATACTCCACTCTACGAGCCATCCATGCCATCGTAAGTCACTATCCCATCATTATCGATTCGCAGTTTTTTAGACCGGTACCACTCACTGTGTGGTGAGAACCAGTCTTGTCGTCAAGAATTCCTTACATGTTTTCAAGGTTTTCTGAAATCAGCCTTATATAAATCAAAAGTGTCGACTGGTGAAAATGATATGAATTTGCGTTTCAAAGAGGAGGAATCGTAATGTCCATTCGTGCTACTATTAGTTGCATTTCTATCTTTCTAGCTACATCAACTATGGATCTATAGGGACAATAATTGGCCACGAAATCAGCCATGGTTTTGATACCACGGGCCGAGAGTATGACAAATATGGTAAAAAGCGCCGCTGGTGGCACGACAAAGCGATCAAGGTGTTCGATGAGCGGGCGCAGTGTTTTACCGAGCAGTATGGCGAAATGGAGATTTATCTACCGTCCATTCAACAAACGTTTAAGGTACCGGTAATACAACTAGTTCCACCAAATAATTTGCCtccgcgttgtctggaagctgagcaatgtcaatacattgagggtaaagatgggggtgggggtggggatAAGGTAAGGTAAGGTGAGGGGCAGCCGGGCGTTCCATCGTAACAGGATGATGCAGGACCAGACTTGCTTAATGAATGACTGCTTTGAAATGTATTAAGAAACTTAAGATGAAAGGTACCTGCGTGGGTATTACTCTTATGATGTACTATCCTGGGACATAGCCGGTCCTCAGCAAAACCACATGTCTTTGTATATGTATACGTCATGAAACTAAACTCTCACAACTGTACAAAAGTTGCCCCCGTTCCTTTAAGGATTAACAAATGCATTCACGACAGACGCTAGACATTCAAAGTTGTCAGAAAAACATTAATCTCGGCATCAACACCGGTTCGTTGCGAAGAAATCGTTTGAAATCTCACTCTCGTCGTCGCCCCCGAGCGACGTGACCTTTGCGGGTTAGGTGTTGGAGGGATCAAAGCTGCCACCAACGCAGCCAATAGGCTTTGATTCCCGAAAAACATGTCTGTTTTGAGATATCAACATACTACAAGGGTATCGGCTTTCTTACCTGTTGCCTGCGCTCTACCTTATCTAACCGAATAATATCCCAACGTCAAGTTGTGATGAGAAGTCCCATTGGATCATTTTAAACAGCATGTCATGTATTCTCATTGATCTTACATCAAAAGCTGTATAGGTGGTAACTTTATCTCTTCATATAAAGTGCGCGTTTGTTTTGCAGATCAATGGGAGTTTAACGTTAGCAGAGAACATCGCGGACGCTGGTGGATTGAGGGCGTCATTTAAGGTAAGATGAAAGAGACGAGGTCACATTGTGTGTTGACAAGACAATGTAATAGAATATAAGAAAAATAAGTACGTTTATGTCACACATTGTGCCAGCCCCCGTCTTTATTCAGCAACAGAAGGGTAAGACCCGTAATCCAGGGTACAGCGATAAGGTCATGGGGCAGCGCAAACAGCTTTTCAACTTTTTGTACTCCTGGGTTGGGACTAACTGCACCGTTAAGTGTCTTGCTTAAAGACACATGGGATCAGGGTTTTTTTCCTTCCGGGAAACGAACCGATGACCTTCCTGTTAAGACCTTACCCGACATGCTCAACATTACGCCACTCCTCCCCTGCAGCACTGCCAGCGTGTACATCACCGTTATCGGGCGTTATCTCTATCTTGTAGGCATACAAGGATGTTGTAGAAGAAGAAGGTGCAGGCCCCATGTTACCGGGTTTTCCGTCCAGCTTTACAAGAGAGCAGCTTTATTTCCTTTCCTTAGCTCAGGTAAGACTCATTAAAGCGAACAAGCAGTTTTTGTCGCTGTAATCAGTGATGATGATCGCTGGCAAACATTCATCTATGCGACCTGTGATCAAtcaaccaatttgatatcattgcaGCAATCCGTGGCATAAATGTCAGAATTCTCATCTATGtccttgtacaatgtatatgccaTGCCCGGTCTAGTCTTCCAACAAAATATTCGGGGACTGCCAATTGGCACCGGATACCAAGCATGCGTTGGAATACGTAGCCTGCGTTTGGGATACCTAGCATGCGTTTGGAATACCTCGCATGCGTTTGGAATACCTCGCATGCGTTTGGAATACCAAGCAATGCGTTTGGAAGACCTTGCATGCGTTTAGAATACCTAGCATGCGTTTGAAATACCAAGCATGCGTTTAGGTCTAGCGGGGGCATATTCATTTGCTTTTCTTTTCAGGCTTACTGTGGGAAGTGGTCCGACGAGCGGATGTTGGAGAAAGAACTCAAGGATGAACACGCACCAAAACATTACAGGTGAGTACGAAAGTCCAGATTGAGAGGCTCATTTCGATATCGAAATTCAACATCACCAGGTCTTACTATTCAAATCAGCGTGAAGTACCCGGTGTTACCTAGCAGTCGCATGGACTGCCGAGGCCATGTGGCAAAAGTAATGGTTTTGCGCAGAAGGCACATCTTCGATTTTACCAGGTTATATATGAACTCGTGCTATCTATTTTTTTCGGTGTAAATTTCAGGGTCAACGGCTACGCCATGAATTCAGTTGAGTTTGCAAGCACCTACCACTGTGCGGCGGGAACGCCCATGAACCCCAAAAAGAAATGTAAACTTTGGTGAGAATACCGCGGTCGCTGATGTTGGAGGAAACATCGAATTCTGAAACGTTCGGAAGACCCTCGGAAGGACGGTTTTTCTGGTCATATGAGACATGGACTCCTGACCTCTTAACAATTTCGTACTCCATCAGGTTGCATTCATAATTATGAATCCATGATAGTGCCACCTTGGACATCAGCGTTACTTACTTGACGTGGAAATCGGTCATCATGATCGTTTACAGTGCATTCGTGTTAACAACGTCGTCCGATATGCTTGGAGCGTGTAGACGCAACCCCTACTCTAAGGACGAAGTACGAAGGTATTTCATGTCATCAGGTTTTGGCGATTCACTCGCGCGACACTCGTAAGTTGTTCTTGCTTCTTTCTCGAGAGTGTAAGGTAACCACAGTGCCATCTTTATACAGGAAGAAGAAAGAACAAAATCTCGATGGTGTCTATGGTGTGGTTGTCCTCGTACAGTTGCCGACGGTTGGTTGACACCGACTGGTAGCTCTGGTAGACATGGCAGAATAAACCTTTGATATAAACACGAAGACTTTGCAGTTTGGTTGTTGATGATAGATTATACGAACGAAATAATATTTATACTTCTTATTTCTTTCTGCCGACCATTTACGGAAAACATGTTCTTTATATTACGGCCCGGTTAAAAAAAGTATACCCTTCTATTATTCATAATAGTCCCCTTTTGTTTTGTAAATGAAATATCATAACCGGCTGTCTTGTTCACGTTGACACGATATGACGAATTTCGTGAAGCAAATTGGTTAGTTGAAGGTTTTACCGGCAATGCGAAATAGCGGTTGGCTGACAGTCCATTTCATGAGTGCATGGTACTGCAAGACATAAAACTACCAGGTGCCAatgtatgaaaatgttttttcgaGTGTTCCACTTCATATCCACCGTTCTTGGTGATGCGTTTTCGATATTGACCAAGTTTTTGTCATGTTTCATTGACATGCAGTAGGAGAATACCCTAATgtcgtacatgtatacatagaTTCTACACATTTCAGCACTTTCCATGACAATGTATAAATTACCTACTGTATATCCATGATGTTAATACATTAATGTTTTATGTTACGTTTTGTTTGGTACAACTACATATTGGTATTAAAATGCATATTGGATATTAACTCGTGATAAAGACAGTTTATTTTGTGATGTACATTTTGCGTGATTAATTTTTAGAATATTATAACGAAGTGTATAGTAAAATATGTAATTAATTATCTTCGTCTTATTCttgtatatatacatatataaacATTTTTTCGAGTGTTGTTATTCTCCACAAATACAGGAATCTGGGACATACGACAAGGTTTTGACCCGAGTAAGATGCCTATCATCATGCTCGTTCGAATCAAAGAATGTGTATACCAAGGATCTTACAGTGCTTCTGATTGGCTAGTACTATAAGCAGAAGACACACTCTCTTCCTTGTGGAGGAACGTTTTATGCCACTCGGTCCCAAGCCTTGCGTCTAAAGCGCCCaaggtttggtggtgtaaggtcGACTCTCCCGGTTCCCAGTTTAGTGCAGGATTTGCCAATGATGCGATCCCCGGGTTTAGCGATTTTGCGATAACCTTTGGCGTTGGCTGATGCTCTGCTAAACAAAGAACTCGAGAAAAgacattcaaagatcgaaaatgtaAATCATGTAAATACACCACTGATACAATGTAGGTTGTTCTGTTGATCTCAGGACAGACTCTGTTGTCCAGTTATTGTCATTGTTTTGTCATTGAACGTGTGAATATATTAATGGAATAAAATAGTGATATAAGTTTAATAGTCGAAGTCGGCGTTCTTCATTTCATTCTCAGACGATAAAGTTTGTTTCTGCTTAAAAGTAAGCAAAGTCACAGCACTGATGTTCAAGGTAGGTTTCTGcttctccattgttttaccGAAGAGAGACGCTGTTCCTTCGTATTTCCATCTTAAGAagactgtaggcctactccaCACGCCTTTGTTTAAATAAAGTAACAACAAACACCATTATTTATAGAAAAACATTAGAATATGCGTTTAATTCTTTCATCAAAGCTCGACTATGTTACATAGTTCTAACCACGTGTCCAGTAGCACCTACAACTATATTTGGCCAGTGATAATAGTATTAAAACGGTATCATAATTCATTAACAGCAGAATTCAAGGCTACAAGTAACCGATTAAATATATGATTATACATATGTCTTTGACATCAACAAACAAAAGGTTATACGTAAGCAGgcaaaaagaaattgataacattccaaatacatgtacatgtttaagtTTGCGCTGCAGGATAATGGATTCTGTAAACGGTGGAACTCTTTGGCATTAATGTTGGCGAAACAAACCAGTGGTGGCAAAGTTTTTATTATAGCACTTTATTTTGCAAAAGAAAATTTTAAGCATATCTCTAATTTTAGTAGTCGCTGTTTCTCCAGTACATGCATGGTACATATTTGTACAAACCCAGCATACACAAAGTCACTAACAAAACAAAACGTAATATCAAGCTATATATGGCACTGCAGTTAGAAATAAGGTAAATGCATCTAAATCTACTAAAATCAAGAATTCCTGTTTACATTCAATGTCTTTTGGTGGCTGGCTATCAATGTTGAACAtgaatatgatacatgtatatacaaaagTAGTgagtaaaactgaaaatgtaa
It encodes:
- the LOC135486263 gene encoding neprilysin-like, whose product is MGDWIAMSGEEEKNPMCEPENGKPPNVAMSEGSDQQCYCCPRTKCERIYSLLLSGSLLSILLLVAVIIFLTIGIFFKKEDVCWSDECVRVAGRILGNIDRSVDPCQDFYRFACGGYLKKHYIPKGERSKAIVEDRASGIDGFFIEQLQGKINSEDPEPFQHVQSFYKICLNVSQRNELGFKPVLSVIEENGGMELLGQELNHDNGWVLSEVVTRILAMGTATVVHTEVMNIPGDGIDTMEIIVGPPVDGFLPKIAGALRRNQTKSEDNPGYKALDTMIRTLYSQLIVAKGNETGDAPTVSEERIEAVVDLAMELGTLYLKKVNMSLMVAMATGTVDLPKLTLKELGKDVLPQIDWLHLFTELLRRPAKNAMTVFVVGMEYLKELGNIMKNTTKGVINDFLWLSFTYNNGDGLSQEAFVLIRPDSVHKLDEDIPLDCLSKTFGLFTELMEAVYIRKYMNDGITTKLRINIMIEKVRDAFIQNLRDLEWLDERTRKLSIEKAQSMAKAMIVYPDRLLDVEHLNDLIDKVDLDENNYFSTVISAKRNTKRIKLSRAFEKDYKERFMKPIFVFNAAYVALYNEFGILAAILDTPLYEPSMPSYINYGSIGTIIGHEISHGFDTTGREYDKYGKKRRWWHDKAIKVFDERAQCFTEQYGEMEIYLPSIQQTFKINGSLTLAENIADAGGLRASFKAYKDVVEEEGAGPMLPGFPSSFTREQLYFLSLAQAYCGKWSDERMLEKELKDEHAPKHYRVNGYAMNSVEFASTYHCAAGTPMNPKKKCKLW